A genomic region of Trichothermofontia sichuanensis B231 contains the following coding sequences:
- a CDS encoding molybdenum cofactor guanylyltransferase produces the protein MTARGVAAIVLAGGGSTRMGVDKALIAVAGQPLLRRVCDVASQCCEEVYVVSPRSAQYQPLLPPACRMIQETIAAEGQPLGPLVGFAQGLAQVEQAWVLLLACDLPNLQVPILQAWIAHLPSVVPDAIACLPSHPKRWEPLCGFYRRSCLSDLQHFIDQGGRSFQVWLKSRSVQAINDFTDVNPQMLLNCNEPDDLKSVWLF, from the coding sequence ATGACAGCGAGGGGGGTAGCCGCGATCGTCTTGGCGGGAGGAGGCAGTACCCGCATGGGCGTTGATAAGGCGCTGATTGCGGTTGCGGGGCAACCGTTGCTGCGGCGTGTGTGTGACGTAGCCAGCCAATGCTGTGAGGAGGTTTATGTGGTTAGCCCGCGATCGGCCCAATATCAGCCTTTATTGCCGCCTGCCTGTCGGATGATTCAGGAAACGATCGCTGCTGAGGGGCAACCGCTGGGGCCACTGGTCGGTTTTGCTCAGGGCCTAGCGCAGGTAGAACAGGCATGGGTTCTGCTCCTGGCCTGCGATTTGCCCAATCTGCAGGTACCTATCCTGCAAGCTTGGATTGCCCACTTACCCAGCGTCGTACCCGACGCGATCGCCTGTTTGCCCAGCCATCCCAAGAGGTGGGAACCATTATGTGGATTTTATCGGCGGAGTTGTTTATCGGACCTGCAACACTTTATTGACCAAGGTGGGCGATCGTTTCAAGTATGGTTAAAGTCGCGATCGGTGCAGGCCATTAATGACTTCACGGATGTCAACCCCCAAATGCTCCTGAACTGTAATGAACCCGATGATCTCAAGTCCGTTTGGCTTTTCTGA
- a CDS encoding sulfotransferase domain-containing protein, with translation MKPDFIIIGVQKGGTTSLYHYLVQHPQIAPALDKEVHFFDLEFERGWEWYESRFPGIKASALPSDGKAAPQLMTSPIITGEASPYYIFHPLVPQRLAKVLPDIKLIVLLRDPVDRAISHYHHAVRWGFEKLAIAEAFAQEASRLAGEVEKILADPTYHSFNHRHLSYLARGLYAAQLEQWFQYFPREQFLILSSEAFYRDPENALTTVYQFLGLPPYPLADYERLDPGNYGQPDPQLCQQLADYFYPHNQQLIQLLGQSFDWQGIS, from the coding sequence GTGAAGCCTGATTTTATTATCATTGGTGTTCAGAAAGGGGGCACCACCTCCCTGTATCACTATCTGGTCCAACACCCCCAAATTGCGCCAGCTTTGGATAAGGAAGTTCATTTTTTTGACCTGGAATTTGAGCGGGGTTGGGAGTGGTACGAATCCCGTTTTCCGGGCATTAAAGCGTCAGCCTTACCCAGCGATGGCAAGGCTGCCCCACAGCTAATGACTAGCCCAATCATCACCGGCGAAGCCAGTCCCTACTATATTTTCCACCCACTGGTCCCGCAACGCTTGGCCAAGGTTTTACCAGATATCAAATTGATTGTATTATTGCGCGATCCCGTCGATCGCGCTATTTCCCACTATCATCATGCTGTGCGGTGGGGCTTTGAAAAATTAGCGATCGCCGAAGCCTTTGCTCAGGAAGCAAGCCGGTTAGCGGGTGAAGTGGAAAAAATTTTAGCTGATCCCACCTATCACAGTTTTAATCATCGTCATCTAAGTTATCTCGCACGGGGTCTCTACGCAGCTCAATTAGAACAATGGTTCCAATACTTTCCGCGGGAACAATTTCTAATCCTCAGCAGTGAAGCCTTTTATCGCGATCCCGAAAACGCTCTAACCACCGTTTACCAATTTTTGGGCCTACCGCCCTACCCCCTTGCTGACTATGAACGTCTTGATCCCGGCAATTATGGTCAACCTGATCCGCAACTTTGCCAACAACTCGCTGACTACTTTTATCCCCATAACCAACAATTAATACAATTACTCGGCCAATCCTTTGACTGGCAAGGTATCAGTTAG
- a CDS encoding ankyrin repeat domain-containing protein: protein MAADFITAAQTGDLAGLQALLAAGVAINSQDEEGTTALLAAIEAGQTVVAQWLLAQGADPAIADADGWTVVMAAAATDNRELLPHLLACGVDINAQTRFGLTALMAAAAKGHRASVQFLLEHGADIDAKDQNRWTALIWAASEQQTAVVDCLKAWRSGRE from the coding sequence ATGGCAGCAGACTTCATCACCGCCGCACAAACTGGGGATTTGGCAGGATTGCAGGCTTTACTGGCCGCGGGCGTCGCGATCAATAGCCAGGATGAAGAGGGCACGACGGCCCTGCTGGCCGCGATCGAGGCAGGACAAACGGTAGTGGCCCAATGGTTACTGGCCCAGGGAGCTGACCCCGCGATCGCCGATGCGGATGGTTGGACGGTGGTCATGGCCGCTGCCGCCACCGATAACCGAGAATTACTTCCGCATTTGTTGGCTTGTGGAGTTGATATCAATGCCCAAACCCGCTTTGGTCTGACTGCCTTGATGGCCGCCGCTGCCAAGGGCCATCGGGCAAGCGTGCAGTTTTTGTTAGAACATGGTGCGGATATTGATGCCAAGGACCAAAACCGCTGGACAGCCTTAATTTGGGCTGCATCGGAACAACAAACGGCGGTGGTGGATTGCTTAAAAGCGTGGCGATCGGGACGGGAATAA
- the nadA gene encoding quinolinate synthase NadA, with translation MFTTLLDRPGAAPSRPLDLFAAVQALKQELNAVILAHYYQDPDIQDIADYIGDSLGLARQAVSTDADVIVFAGVHFMAETAKILNPDKRVLLPDLNAGCSLADSCPPEAFAQFKAAHPDHLVISYINCSAAIKALSDIICTSSNAVEIVRQIPADQPILFAPDQNLGRYVMQQTGREMVLWQGSCIVHENFSERKLVELKAQHPEAEVLAHPECEAAVLRHADYIGSTTALLKYTQRSDRPTFIVATEPGIIHQMQRSAPDKQFIAAPPTGNCACNECPHMRLNTLEKLYDCMKTGQPEITLDEETRLAALRPIQRMLAMSR, from the coding sequence GTGTTTACAACCCTTCTCGATCGTCCCGGGGCAGCCCCCAGTCGTCCGCTCGACCTCTTTGCGGCGGTGCAGGCCCTCAAGCAGGAATTGAATGCGGTCATCCTCGCCCACTATTACCAGGACCCTGATATTCAGGATATTGCGGACTATATCGGTGATTCCCTGGGGTTAGCTCGGCAAGCCGTCAGTACGGATGCCGATGTCATTGTCTTTGCTGGGGTCCACTTTATGGCCGAAACAGCGAAGATCCTGAATCCAGACAAGCGGGTGCTGTTACCGGATCTAAATGCAGGCTGTTCATTGGCAGACAGTTGTCCGCCGGAGGCGTTTGCCCAGTTCAAGGCCGCCCATCCCGATCATTTGGTAATTTCCTACATTAATTGTTCGGCAGCGATTAAAGCCCTGAGCGATATCATCTGCACCAGTTCCAACGCTGTGGAGATTGTGCGCCAAATTCCGGCTGACCAGCCTATCCTCTTTGCGCCGGATCAGAACCTAGGACGGTATGTGATGCAGCAAACCGGACGGGAAATGGTGCTCTGGCAAGGCAGTTGTATTGTCCATGAGAATTTCTCGGAGCGGAAACTGGTGGAACTGAAGGCACAACACCCAGAGGCAGAAGTGCTGGCCCATCCGGAATGTGAAGCGGCTGTCTTACGCCATGCGGACTATATTGGTTCAACCACAGCCTTGCTGAAATACACGCAGCGCAGCGATCGCCCGACTTTTATCGTGGCAACTGAACCTGGCATTATCCACCAGATGCAGCGATCGGCTCCGGATAAGCAGTTTATTGCTGCTCCCCCCACCGGGAACTGTGCCTGCAATGAATGCCCCCACATGCGCCTAAATACATTGGAAAAACTTTATGACTGCATGAAAACCGGCCAACCAGAGATTACCCTGGATGAGGAGACGCGGTTAGCGGCACTGCGTCCAATTCAGCGCATGTTGGCGATGAGTCGTTAG
- a CDS encoding LIC_10190 family membrane protein yields MLFYLVAWTFLFLVCLVIGTAVLRLTAADGYDRESDRAILAVWLGLVLLAIALLGISLVLPLSPLVGLGMALLGVGCSLYFRPVRQDLFRYSRLYSQPRLSLVGILAIGIAAFSTREVAWFDTGLYHYGVIKWLAEFGTVPGMGLINSRFGFTSAWFALLAPFVSGFLTARASAVANSFIFYLAIGQWLISAKASLTADARLADRFITIFLGMTLPIAFVIKIPWFMTVSTAPDFPLILLTGIIAWAILLSTRERPLATTLSGSQRLLDVRIIPLILATGAMAIKLNGIALVPIAILFYLMGGQLTWKRIAVGLGLPFVLLLPMFLYGYVVIGFPLFPATLFGLDFPWTIQVAIAQELEALPNPWVPTGEKLSWFDQIWQWLFNLLTQWLPGEKLNILIPLLLGVSVIAGLQILKKFRQQHFEGRPWLLLLGATGSMLVMLKSPLLRHGLGYFAVLPAYWVADQWPSLFRRGGETLGKMFNHVSQTLPQFLSLIWLSVLTGILMILGATQHLDYLLLPSRLPTVTLHQAQVNDVIYLYPTVSTQCWAEEIPCAIGPIEDDIQLREPTQGISGGFIYRK; encoded by the coding sequence GTGCTTTTTTATCTTGTCGCTTGGACGTTCTTGTTCCTAGTTTGCCTGGTGATAGGAACAGCCGTGCTGAGGCTGACGGCTGCTGATGGCTATGATCGGGAAAGCGATCGCGCGATACTGGCGGTTTGGCTGGGATTAGTCCTGCTGGCGATCGCCTTACTGGGGATTTCGCTCGTTTTACCGCTTTCTCCCCTCGTCGGTCTGGGGATGGCCCTCTTGGGCGTGGGTTGTTCGCTTTACTTTCGCCCGGTCAGGCAGGATCTGTTCCGGTACAGTCGCCTCTATTCCCAACCGCGTCTGTCCCTGGTGGGCATACTGGCGATCGGAATTGCCGCTTTTTCTACCCGTGAGGTTGCCTGGTTTGATACCGGACTCTACCACTACGGTGTCATTAAATGGCTGGCGGAGTTTGGCACCGTTCCGGGCATGGGTTTAATTAATTCTCGCTTTGGATTTACCTCCGCCTGGTTTGCGCTGTTAGCACCGTTTGTGAGTGGCTTTTTAACGGCCCGTGCCAGTGCCGTTGCCAACAGCTTCATATTTTATCTGGCGATTGGACAATGGCTCATTAGCGCTAAGGCCAGTTTAACAGCCGATGCCAGACTCGCCGATCGCTTTATCACCATTTTTCTAGGCATGACTCTGCCGATCGCCTTTGTGATCAAAATTCCCTGGTTTATGACCGTTTCTACTGCTCCCGATTTTCCCTTAATCCTGCTGACGGGGATAATTGCCTGGGCAATCTTGCTGAGCACCAGGGAACGCCCATTGGCTACCACTCTCTCTGGATCACAACGCTTACTCGATGTTCGCATTATTCCCCTGATTCTGGCTACTGGAGCAATGGCTATCAAACTCAATGGCATTGCCTTAGTGCCGATCGCAATCCTATTTTATCTAATGGGAGGTCAGCTAACCTGGAAACGAATCGCCGTCGGCTTGGGGCTACCGTTTGTATTACTGTTGCCCATGTTTTTGTATGGATATGTGGTTATTGGCTTTCCCTTGTTTCCTGCCACTTTGTTTGGGCTGGATTTTCCCTGGACGATTCAGGTAGCGATCGCCCAAGAACTGGAAGCACTGCCCAATCCCTGGGTACCCACCGGGGAAAAACTATCCTGGTTCGATCAAATCTGGCAGTGGTTATTTAACCTGCTCACCCAATGGTTGCCGGGTGAAAAATTAAATATCCTGATTCCTCTCTTGTTAGGCGTCTCAGTTATTGCAGGGTTACAAATTCTTAAAAAATTTCGTCAGCAGCACTTTGAAGGTCGCCCTTGGTTACTCCTATTGGGAGCCACTGGCTCTATGTTGGTGATGCTGAAATCCCCGCTCCTACGGCATGGCCTTGGCTACTTTGCTGTATTGCCCGCCTACTGGGTCGCTGATCAATGGCCATCCCTGTTCAGGCGAGGGGGCGAGACCCTTGGGAAAATGTTTAATCATGTGTCCCAAACGTTACCGCAATTTCTATCCCTGATTTGGCTGAGTGTCCTGACCGGTATCCTGATGATATTGGGGGCGACGCAACATCTAGACTATCTCCTGTTACCATCGCGACTACCCACGGTTACGTTGCATCAGGCCCAGGTAAATGATGTGATCTACCTTTACCCAACGGTATCCACGCAGTGCTGGGCCGAGGAGATTCCATGTGCTATCGGTCCAATTGAGGATGATATTCAATTGCGTGAGCCAACCCAGGGTATAAGCGGGGGCTTTATCTATCGGAAATAG
- a CDS encoding cysteine desulfurase family protein: MRSRSVSPGESTAPLQIYLDYSATTPPRPEVIAAMQAALSEQWGNPSSLHVWGQRAATIVEQARIQVAGLLNAPPEAIVFTSGGTEADNLAIWGVAQHYLTPRHLIISQVEHSAIREPVRLLEERGWAVTRLPVNSEGWVNPLNLQLALRRDTVLVSIIYGQSEVGTLQSIAELGKICRDRGVLFHTDAVQVAGRLAIDVQTLPVDLLSLSSHKLYGPQGVGALYVRPDLELVPLLAGGGQESQRRSGTQAVAAIAGFGVAAQLAAQEMAIETPRLIALRDRLFAQLADTPHLIPTGVHGKALHEGEWRRLPHHVSFCVDLDGGYSAPSTYGSNAPVISALENRVTGKTIVHHMNLAGIGISSGAACNSGKTVPSPTLLAMGYPEAVALGAIRLTLGRETTAADIDWTAFVLKQILQRLAPANCPPTSGNSWVDKIAKMH; this comes from the coding sequence ATGCGATCGCGTAGCGTCTCTCCTGGAGAATCAACCGCTCCCCTGCAAATTTACCTGGACTATAGTGCGACCACCCCGCCCCGCCCAGAGGTGATTGCAGCCATGCAAGCGGCCCTGAGTGAACAGTGGGGCAATCCCTCCAGTTTGCATGTATGGGGCCAGCGGGCAGCGACAATAGTCGAGCAAGCACGTATCCAGGTGGCAGGGTTGCTCAACGCCCCCCCAGAGGCGATCGTGTTTACCTCAGGAGGCACCGAAGCTGATAATCTCGCTATTTGGGGCGTTGCCCAGCACTACCTCACCCCCCGCCATTTAATCATTTCCCAGGTAGAACATTCGGCCATCCGTGAACCCGTGCGGCTTTTGGAAGAACGGGGCTGGGCGGTAACCCGGTTGCCGGTGAATTCTGAGGGGTGGGTGAATCCGCTCAATCTTCAGTTGGCCCTGCGGCGAGATACCGTACTCGTGTCGATAATTTACGGCCAAAGCGAGGTGGGCACCCTCCAGTCGATCGCGGAACTGGGAAAAATCTGTCGTGATCGCGGGGTACTCTTCCACACAGATGCCGTCCAGGTAGCGGGACGGCTGGCGATCGATGTCCAAACCTTACCGGTCGATCTGCTGTCCCTTTCCAGCCATAAACTCTACGGTCCCCAGGGGGTGGGTGCCCTCTATGTCCGGCCAGATCTGGAGCTTGTGCCCCTGTTAGCAGGGGGTGGCCAGGAAAGTCAGCGACGATCGGGAACCCAGGCCGTGGCGGCGATCGCGGGCTTTGGGGTCGCCGCCCAGTTAGCCGCCCAGGAAATGGCGATCGAAACCCCGCGTTTGATTGCCCTGCGCGATCGCCTCTTTGCCCAGTTGGCTGATACCCCCCACCTGATTCCCACGGGCGTACACGGCAAGGCCCTCCACGAGGGGGAATGGCGACGTTTACCCCACCATGTCAGTTTTTGCGTCGATTTAGACGGGGGGTATTCAGCCCCATCGACCTATGGGAGCAACGCCCCTGTCATCTCTGCGCTGGAAAATCGTGTGACGGGAAAAACGATCGTCCATCACATGAATTTGGCAGGGATTGGCATTAGTTCTGGGGCAGCCTGCAATAGTGGCAAAACCGTTCCTAGCCCCACCCTATTGGCAATGGGCTACCCGGAAGCAGTTGCCCTCGGTGCAATTCGCCTCACCCTCGGTCGTGAGACCACTGCTGCCGATATCGACTGGACTGCTTTCGTTCTCAAGCAAATTTTGCAGCGACTTGCCCCTGCCAACTGTCCCCCCACGAGTGGGAATTCCTGGGTAGATAAAATTGCCAAGATGCACTAA
- the lysS gene encoding lysine--tRNA ligase, producing MSDERATTPSAHRPTDSHSNREDQRAVRLDKVDQLKQLGINPYAYRWEVSHHAAPLQEKFADLPAGEGVDLTVTIAGRIMARRVFGKLAFFTLQDETGTIQLYLEKQTIQAGMATIDPDAFTHLKQLTDVGDILGVKGTIKRTEKGELSVMVSEYAILTKSLLPLPDKWHGLTDIAKRYRQRYVDLFINPDVRESFRRRAKITAAIRRYLEDQGFLEIETPVLQVEAGGAEARPFTTYHNTLDMPLYLRIATELHLKRLVVGGFEKVFELGRVFRNEGISTKHNPEFTTIEIYQAYADYYDMMALAETLIAHVAQEVLGTLKIDYQGTMIDLTPPWRRVTMHDIVQEVTGLDFRQFTAVEAARAAAEQAGIPGIEDCETIGHLLNEAFEQKVEDTLIQPTFVIDYPVEISPLAKPHRTQAGLVERFELFIVGRETANSFSELTDPIDQRQRLEAQAARKAAGDLEAHSVDDDFLTALEYGMPPTGGLGIGIDRLVMLLTNAPSIRDVIAFPLLKPEKSETDG from the coding sequence ATGTCCGACGAACGCGCGACAACGCCCTCTGCCCACCGCCCGACTGACTCCCACTCCAACCGCGAAGACCAGCGGGCCGTTCGCCTCGACAAGGTGGACCAACTCAAGCAATTGGGCATTAACCCCTACGCCTATCGCTGGGAGGTGAGCCACCACGCGGCTCCGCTGCAAGAGAAATTCGCGGATTTGCCTGCCGGGGAAGGCGTCGATCTCACCGTAACGATCGCGGGACGGATTATGGCCCGTCGGGTGTTTGGCAAATTGGCCTTCTTCACCCTGCAAGACGAAACCGGCACGATCCAACTTTATCTGGAGAAGCAAACAATCCAAGCCGGTATGGCCACGATCGACCCCGATGCATTTACCCATCTCAAACAGTTAACCGACGTGGGCGATATCCTGGGTGTCAAGGGCACGATTAAACGCACTGAAAAGGGCGAACTCTCCGTCATGGTGAGCGAATACGCCATCCTGACCAAATCCCTGCTACCCCTCCCCGACAAGTGGCATGGTCTTACTGATATTGCCAAGCGCTATCGTCAACGCTACGTCGATCTCTTCATCAACCCTGATGTACGCGAGAGCTTCCGGCGGCGGGCCAAAATTACGGCAGCCATTCGTCGCTATCTGGAAGACCAGGGCTTTTTGGAGATTGAAACCCCGGTCCTCCAGGTTGAAGCGGGGGGAGCCGAGGCCCGTCCCTTCACCACGTACCACAATACGCTCGATATGCCCCTCTACCTGCGGATTGCCACGGAACTGCACCTGAAGCGGTTAGTTGTCGGCGGGTTTGAAAAGGTATTTGAGCTGGGACGCGTCTTCCGGAATGAGGGGATCTCGACTAAGCATAATCCCGAGTTCACGACGATCGAGATTTATCAAGCCTATGCCGATTACTACGACATGATGGCCCTGGCGGAAACCTTGATCGCCCATGTGGCCCAGGAAGTTCTGGGAACGCTCAAAATTGATTACCAAGGCACCATGATCGACCTCACTCCCCCCTGGCGACGGGTGACAATGCACGATATTGTGCAGGAAGTCACGGGGTTAGATTTTCGCCAGTTCACTGCCGTTGAAGCTGCCCGTGCTGCCGCCGAGCAGGCTGGAATTCCGGGAATTGAGGACTGCGAAACGATCGGTCACCTGCTCAACGAAGCCTTTGAACAAAAGGTTGAGGACACCCTGATCCAACCCACGTTTGTGATTGACTACCCAGTGGAAATCTCGCCCTTGGCGAAGCCCCATCGCACTCAAGCAGGTTTAGTGGAGCGGTTTGAGCTGTTTATCGTAGGGCGGGAGACAGCCAATAGTTTTTCGGAACTGACCGATCCCATTGACCAGCGGCAACGGCTGGAGGCCCAAGCCGCCCGCAAGGCAGCCGGGGATTTGGAAGCCCACAGCGTTGATGATGATTTTCTGACGGCGTTGGAATATGGGATGCCACCAACGGGCGGCTTAGGAATTGGCATTGATCGCCTCGTCATGCTGCTGACCAACGCCCCCAGCATTCGCGACGTGATTGCCTTCCCCCTCCTTAAACCAGAAAAATCGGAAACGGATGGCTGA
- a CDS encoding glycosyltransferase, with amino-acid sequence MADRVGVSTDYAQKMEHAHQDSGCPLVITGMHRSGTSLTAALLHAAHVDLGEHLVGPDVGNPKGHFENQAFVAFHQQILRSQGLDILGYTEAASIPLSQADWEAAKGLLAKQPRDRIWGWKDPRTTLFLDLWATLLPDAKFIFVYRPPWEVVDSLYRRGTDAILQTDPTIAVKMWLLYNRRILQFQSRFPARSLLISIHLVARHPSQFLSLVNQQFGLELPTDDTQVVEPDLLQSGEELSTYRSRLLLYYPETLALYQALNDQAVTGGTGEDALGPDGIGGNEATIAIQHRVSVCWEWWTQRQLEKQVNELKTAFESAQMAIKAYHEQLLALQGERDRLTGQFSEQQTHLTQAQLRAELADYRYQRSQQRLAQAQAEITAMQTSKFWKLRTAWFAWKRRVGLGKTPPIRPLRILMVSNALNLTGAPLHQYDLVSGLKSQQMIEPVIFAAESGPLEAAYREQGIAVMIQGQHPLAAVQTLADYWQAVTTLAASWRAGQFDAIYANTIETFYALDCAQLLGIPSIWNIHESEPWQTYFERFWFDPDVQRHALDCFALPEKVVFVAQATCDLYQPLQTRSNFVVIRNGLKQQALAEQAAQWSRSQARTALNLTDDTVAILLVGTVCARKGQRDLVEAIAQLPEPLVTKLHCFIVGDRPGDYSQALADRVASLPDTLQAKITIVPETPDTARYYQAADIFVCTSRVESFPRVILEAMFYGLPIVTTPVFGIQEQVKPGVNGLFYTPDHPDELAAALQQLLEDANYRHRLAANARPVLKSLNTFEQMVQAYAQVFQAAVFPYGSVKYG; translated from the coding sequence ATGGCTGATCGGGTTGGGGTTAGTACGGATTACGCTCAGAAAATGGAACACGCTCACCAAGATTCTGGTTGCCCGCTCGTTATTACAGGGATGCATCGTTCGGGCACGTCGTTAACGGCGGCCTTATTGCACGCGGCCCACGTTGATTTGGGCGAGCATTTAGTCGGCCCGGATGTGGGCAATCCCAAGGGCCATTTTGAAAATCAAGCGTTTGTTGCCTTTCACCAGCAAATTTTACGATCCCAGGGGTTAGATATCCTGGGTTATACGGAAGCCGCGTCGATTCCCCTGAGCCAAGCAGACTGGGAAGCTGCTAAGGGGTTACTGGCAAAACAGCCTCGCGATCGCATTTGGGGATGGAAAGATCCGCGCACAACCTTGTTTCTGGACCTGTGGGCAACCCTATTACCCGACGCCAAATTTATTTTTGTCTACCGTCCACCCTGGGAAGTGGTGGATTCCCTCTATCGCCGGGGCACGGATGCAATTTTACAGACCGATCCAACGATCGCGGTCAAAATGTGGCTTCTATACAATCGTCGCATCCTCCAGTTTCAAAGCCGATTTCCGGCGCGATCGCTGTTAATTTCGATCCATCTGGTTGCGCGTCATCCCAGTCAATTTCTCAGCTTAGTTAATCAACAGTTTGGTTTAGAGTTACCGACCGACGATACCCAGGTTGTTGAACCTGATTTATTACAATCTGGTGAAGAACTATCGACATACCGATCGCGCTTGCTGCTCTACTATCCTGAAACCTTGGCCCTCTACCAAGCACTTAATGATCAAGCCGTTACTGGGGGGACGGGGGAGGATGCCCTTGGTCCAGACGGTATCGGTGGAAACGAGGCCACGATCGCGATCCAGCATCGGGTCTCGGTCTGTTGGGAGTGGTGGACACAGCGTCAACTTGAAAAGCAAGTTAACGAGCTAAAAACGGCATTTGAATCGGCCCAAATGGCTATTAAAGCCTATCACGAGCAGCTTTTAGCTTTACAAGGGGAGCGCGATCGTCTGACTGGGCAATTTAGTGAACAGCAAACCCACCTCACCCAGGCCCAGCTCAGGGCTGAGTTGGCTGATTATCGTTATCAGCGATCGCAGCAACGGTTAGCCCAGGCCCAAGCTGAAATCACCGCTATGCAAACCTCCAAGTTCTGGAAACTGCGGACAGCTTGGTTTGCCTGGAAACGCCGGGTGGGCTTAGGTAAAACGCCCCCAATACGTCCCCTGCGAATTTTGATGGTCAGTAATGCGCTGAACCTGACGGGTGCTCCTCTGCATCAGTATGATCTTGTGAGTGGCTTAAAAAGCCAGCAGATGATTGAGCCAGTTATTTTTGCCGCCGAGTCAGGTCCGTTGGAAGCGGCCTATCGAGAGCAGGGGATTGCCGTCATGATTCAGGGTCAACATCCCCTCGCCGCTGTCCAAACTCTGGCAGACTATTGGCAAGCGGTAACGACCCTCGCCGCGAGTTGGAGAGCGGGGCAATTTGATGCAATCTATGCCAATACGATCGAAACTTTTTATGCTTTAGATTGTGCTCAATTGTTAGGAATTCCTTCAATTTGGAATATCCACGAAAGTGAACCCTGGCAAACCTATTTTGAACGATTTTGGTTTGATCCAGACGTCCAACGCCATGCCTTAGATTGCTTTGCCTTGCCAGAAAAAGTAGTGTTTGTGGCCCAAGCCACCTGTGACCTTTATCAACCCCTGCAAACGCGATCGAACTTTGTTGTAATCCGTAATGGTCTTAAGCAACAGGCCCTGGCAGAACAGGCTGCCCAATGGTCACGATCGCAGGCCCGAACGGCGTTAAATCTGACCGATGATACCGTGGCTATTTTACTCGTAGGTACCGTCTGCGCCCGCAAAGGACAACGGGATCTGGTGGAGGCGATCGCGCAATTGCCAGAACCCTTAGTGACTAAGCTCCACTGCTTTATCGTGGGCGATCGCCCTGGAGACTATAGCCAAGCCCTAGCCGATCGCGTTGCTAGCTTGCCCGATACCCTCCAGGCCAAAATCACGATCGTGCCAGAGACCCCCGATACGGCCCGCTACTACCAAGCCGCCGATATTTTTGTGTGTACCTCCCGCGTGGAAAGTTTCCCACGGGTTATCCTCGAAGCAATGTTCTACGGTTTACCGATTGTGACCACACCCGTATTCGGGATTCAAGAGCAGGTAAAGCCAGGGGTAAATGGCCTGTTTTATACCCCCGATCATCCTGATGAATTAGCTGCTGCCCTACAGCAATTACTTGAAGATGCTAACTACCGTCACCGCCTCGCAGCCAATGCCCGTCCTGTCCTAAAATCATTAAACACCTTCGAGCAAATGGTCCAGGCCTATGCTCAGGTTTTCCAAGCTGCTGTATTCCCTTATGGCTCGGTCAAGTATGGTTAG
- a CDS encoding DUF2834 domain-containing protein, translating to MARKLIFSAIWLALIFYAFGLAPAAQPDTLALIQKLSLGQLQGINPLIVALFNLMGIWPLLYASVLLADGRGQKLPASPFVALSFGVGAFALLPYLAWRQPNPSFQGPRDRILRFFDSRWLAIALTLGAIALLAYGLSQGDWADFAHQWQTNRFIHVMSLDFCLLALLFPAIVPDDMARRQFYQPRLLWLVSVLPLLGPLAYLILRPPLPEPAHQLQPTTNR from the coding sequence ATGGCCAGAAAACTGATTTTTAGTGCAATTTGGCTAGCCCTGATCTTCTATGCCTTTGGCCTAGCCCCCGCTGCTCAACCGGATACCCTGGCTCTGATCCAGAAGCTCTCCCTGGGTCAACTTCAGGGCATTAATCCCCTCATTGTTGCCCTGTTCAATTTGATGGGGATTTGGCCCCTCCTCTATGCCAGTGTTCTCCTTGCCGATGGCCGCGGCCAAAAGCTCCCCGCTTCCCCCTTTGTCGCCTTGAGTTTTGGGGTCGGGGCCTTTGCCCTCCTCCCCTATCTTGCCTGGCGTCAGCCCAACCCCAGTTTCCAGGGTCCCCGCGATCGCATACTACGGTTCTTTGATTCCCGTTGGTTGGCGATCGCCCTCACCCTAGGTGCGATCGCCCTTCTTGCCTATGGCCTCAGCCAGGGGGACTGGGCTGACTTTGCCCACCAGTGGCAAACCAACCGTTTTATTCATGTCATGAGCCTCGACTTTTGTCTGCTGGCCCTGCTGTTCCCCGCGATCGTGCCCGATGATATGGCCCGTCGCCAGTTTTACCAACCCCGTCTTTTGTGGCTGGTCAGCGTATTGCCCCTCCTGGGTCCCCTAGCTTACCTGATCCTGCGGCCTCCCTTGCCTGAGCCGGCGCATCAACTCCAACCCACAACCAACCGCTAA